A stretch of Lysobacter sp. K5869 DNA encodes these proteins:
- a CDS encoding glycosyltransferase, with the protein MNEAHVSEPEIHAEPNATAAAAPSDPDAFGAVVVLWQPQPEHVDHLERVRAACRHLIAVDNSPRADAALHARLRANGIEVIHNANRGGISGAYNVGARALFGAGRRVVFLLDQDSQLGAEFFAGMMRACARADRDAFIIGPKVFEVNLGRYLPVFSPEARLPKPERIDERSEGLVPTLFVISSGSAVSAAAFDRIGEFREDYFIEYVDIEYGMRATRNGVLVLVNTEVEMRQQVGQYVKRGIFSTSNHVAWRRYYASRNAVHALRSNASRWSIHWLIELLTLHQVACVLVCEQHKLRKVVAIAVGYFDGLFGKLGTFEQRHPRVAAFCKH; encoded by the coding sequence ATGAACGAGGCTCACGTGTCCGAACCGGAAATCCATGCCGAACCCAACGCCACGGCCGCCGCCGCGCCGTCCGATCCCGACGCGTTCGGCGCGGTCGTGGTGCTGTGGCAACCGCAGCCCGAACACGTCGACCATCTCGAACGCGTGCGCGCCGCCTGCCGCCATCTGATCGCGGTGGACAACTCGCCGCGTGCCGACGCCGCACTGCATGCGCGGCTGCGCGCGAACGGGATCGAGGTGATCCACAACGCCAACCGCGGCGGCATCTCCGGCGCCTACAACGTCGGCGCGCGCGCGCTGTTCGGCGCCGGCCGCCGCGTGGTGTTCCTGCTCGACCAGGATTCGCAGCTCGGCGCGGAGTTCTTCGCCGGCATGATGCGCGCCTGCGCGCGCGCCGATCGCGATGCCTTCATCATCGGGCCCAAGGTGTTCGAGGTGAATCTGGGCCGCTATCTGCCGGTGTTTTCGCCCGAGGCGCGCCTGCCCAAGCCCGAGCGCATCGACGAGCGCAGCGAAGGCCTGGTGCCGACCTTGTTCGTGATCTCGTCCGGCTCGGCGGTCTCGGCCGCGGCCTTCGACCGCATCGGCGAGTTCCGCGAGGACTACTTCATCGAGTACGTCGACATCGAGTACGGCATGCGCGCGACCCGCAACGGCGTGCTGGTGCTGGTCAATACCGAAGTGGAGATGCGCCAGCAGGTCGGCCAATACGTCAAGCGCGGGATCTTCTCGACCAGCAATCACGTCGCGTGGCGGCGCTACTACGCCTCGCGCAACGCGGTGCACGCGCTGCGCTCCAACGCCTCGCGCTGGTCGATCCACTGGCTGATCGAATTGCTGACCTTGCACCAGGTCGCCTGCGTGCTGGTGTGCGAGCAGCACAAGCTGCGCAAGGTCGTGGCGATCGCGGTCGGCTACTTCGACGGCTTGTTCGGCAAGCTCGGTACGTTCGAGCAGCGCCATCCGCGGGTGGCGGCGTTCTGCAAGCATTGA
- a CDS encoding condensation domain-containing protein — MKRKMMLCERVMYVDRDATFTIVQAARVRGALDEQRLRDALARVQRKHPMLRCSIEDGDPPSVILEAHPLPIPLRIAERVDAEEWQRQSHIERETRFDTTRAPLMRLTWVRGRDAQGEVGELLIACHHVICDGMSMLTLLREIFALCGDPTLDIGHHTGFNALDDILPPDVLSDRRVRRSAAWKALAFRLFFSLRRKRKPVPQGEFFVLHWKLSREDTAALAARAKAEGVTVFAAMSVAFSLAFRTVKGAAANGKIFSPVDIRKFLTLIRPDQLFAAAPGTIVPLDTDLPPERVDDAAYWEQARAFKGRLNQKVERISRNVHEYFIGLEMMHSIFGQFVAERRSDLDKFDTTISNIGRIDIPQDYPGFRVETVYSPTARLPWRSTTAILSSGYAGELDFVFTCDTASLSRAQVERIREIAMGLLRERSHAPAADQPLREAA, encoded by the coding sequence ATGAAACGCAAAATGATGCTGTGCGAACGCGTCATGTACGTGGATCGCGACGCCACCTTCACCATCGTCCAGGCCGCGCGCGTACGCGGCGCGCTCGACGAGCAGCGCCTGCGCGACGCGCTCGCGCGGGTGCAGCGCAAGCACCCGATGCTGCGCTGCTCGATCGAGGACGGCGACCCGCCGAGCGTGATCCTGGAAGCGCATCCGCTGCCGATCCCGCTGCGCATCGCCGAGCGCGTCGACGCCGAAGAATGGCAGCGCCAGTCGCACATCGAACGCGAAACCCGTTTCGACACCACGCGCGCGCCGCTGATGCGGCTGACCTGGGTGCGCGGCCGCGACGCGCAAGGCGAGGTCGGCGAACTGCTGATCGCCTGCCATCACGTGATCTGCGACGGCATGTCGATGCTCACTTTGCTGCGCGAAATCTTCGCCCTGTGCGGCGACCCGACGCTCGACATCGGCCACCACACCGGCTTCAACGCGCTCGACGACATCCTGCCGCCGGACGTGCTGAGCGACCGCCGCGTGCGCCGCAGCGCGGCGTGGAAGGCGCTGGCGTTCCGCTTGTTCTTCAGCCTGCGGCGCAAGCGCAAGCCGGTGCCGCAAGGCGAGTTCTTCGTCCTGCACTGGAAGCTCTCGCGCGAGGACACCGCCGCGCTGGCCGCGCGCGCCAAGGCCGAGGGCGTGACCGTGTTCGCCGCGATGAGCGTGGCGTTCTCGCTGGCGTTCCGCACGGTCAAGGGCGCCGCGGCCAACGGCAAGATCTTCTCGCCGGTGGACATCCGCAAATTCCTCACCCTGATCCGGCCCGACCAGCTGTTCGCCGCGGCGCCGGGCACCATCGTCCCGCTCGACACCGATCTTCCGCCCGAACGCGTGGACGACGCCGCGTATTGGGAACAGGCGCGCGCGTTCAAAGGCCGGCTGAATCAGAAGGTCGAGCGGATCAGCCGCAACGTGCACGAATACTTCATCGGCCTGGAGATGATGCATTCGATCTTCGGCCAGTTCGTCGCCGAGCGCCGCTCCGATCTCGACAAGTTCGACACCACCATCTCCAATATCGGCCGCATCGACATCCCGCAGGACTATCCCGGCTTCCGCGTGGAAACCGTCTACAGCCCGACCGCGCGCCTGCCTTGGCGCAGCACCACGGCGATCCTGAGCTCGGGCTACGCGGGCGAACTGGACTTCGTGTTCACCTGCGACACCGCCTCGCTGTCGCGCGCGCAAGTCGAGCGCATCCGCGAGATCGCCATGGGCTTGCTGCGCGAGCGCTCGCACGCGCCGGCCGCAGACCAGCCCTTGCGGGAAGCGGCATGA
- a CDS encoding peptidoglycan recognition family protein has translation MHSHTLAAALGGVLLLGSLSAAAAPDAAALRLELDRGNALVAAQVARAAYPEYFRRAYARYPNLPAGALEAIAYSETNWVHVRPEAAQNPRDLHMPRSYGVMGLYHGGGFADQVGDGARLIGRTAKQVIDDPESNILAAAALLDRALAAGQTDKRSRALAAPEDMAPVLARYAGYGASNGGIADYARQSFAYGVLQTLQHGVDAQGVKIPAQALKLERAFDAGQLQKLRAPTLLMNAADDSVRANPALSGDLARAAAPSTNVGLAAVDFGEAIWNPASSSNYSTASNQMSAVIMHTMEGSYAGSISWFQNPSAQVSAHYLIRKSDGQITQMVREYHQAWHAKNHNYYTIGIEHDGRAADAGNWSSAMVNASARLTKSICARRGVNCASAWNGPGYDTFHLVPDSVRVKGHGMLSGNENRYDPGKYFPWSNYYTLINGGGGNPNPPGKYWVDTFANATGYKWPSTLTPVGTLNQGTNYVYCKAWGEEVRSGSSYNHYWLKTDLDVGPAGAWVSAYYLSRWGNDEARDNSGNVIPDC, from the coding sequence ATGCATTCGCACACCCTCGCCGCGGCCCTCGGCGGCGTCTTGTTGTTGGGCTCGCTCAGCGCCGCCGCCGCGCCCGATGCCGCCGCGCTGCGCCTGGAACTGGACCGCGGCAACGCGCTGGTCGCCGCGCAAGTCGCGCGCGCGGCCTATCCCGAGTATTTCCGCCGCGCCTACGCGCGCTATCCCAATCTTCCGGCCGGCGCGCTGGAAGCCATCGCCTACAGCGAAACCAACTGGGTCCACGTGCGCCCCGAAGCGGCGCAGAACCCGCGCGACCTGCACATGCCGCGTTCTTACGGCGTCATGGGCCTCTACCACGGCGGCGGTTTCGCCGATCAAGTCGGCGACGGCGCGCGCCTCATCGGGCGCACCGCCAAGCAAGTGATCGACGATCCGGAAAGCAACATCCTCGCCGCCGCCGCGCTGCTCGACCGCGCGCTCGCCGCGGGCCAGACCGATAAGCGCAGCCGCGCGCTCGCCGCGCCGGAAGACATGGCGCCGGTGCTCGCGCGCTACGCCGGCTACGGCGCCAGCAACGGCGGCATCGCCGATTACGCGCGGCAGAGCTTCGCTTACGGCGTGCTGCAGACCCTGCAGCACGGCGTGGACGCGCAAGGCGTCAAAATCCCGGCGCAAGCGCTCAAGCTCGAACGCGCCTTCGATGCCGGGCAGTTGCAGAAACTGCGCGCGCCGACGCTGCTGATGAACGCCGCCGACGACAGCGTGCGCGCCAATCCCGCGCTGAGCGGCGACCTCGCCCGCGCCGCCGCGCCGTCCACCAACGTCGGCCTCGCTGCGGTCGATTTCGGCGAGGCGATCTGGAACCCGGCCAGTTCCAGCAACTACAGCACCGCCTCCAATCAGATGAGCGCGGTGATCATGCACACGATGGAAGGCTCCTACGCCGGCTCCATCTCGTGGTTCCAAAATCCCAGCGCGCAGGTCTCGGCGCATTATCTGATCCGCAAGTCCGACGGCCAGATCACCCAGATGGTGCGCGAATACCATCAGGCCTGGCATGCGAAGAACCATAACTACTACACCATCGGCATCGAGCACGACGGCCGCGCCGCCGACGCCGGCAACTGGTCCTCGGCGATGGTCAACGCCTCCGCGCGGCTGACCAAGAGCATCTGCGCGCGCCGCGGCGTCAACTGCGCCAGCGCCTGGAACGGCCCGGGCTACGACACCTTCCATCTGGTTCCCGACAGCGTGCGGGTGAAGGGTCACGGCATGCTCTCGGGCAACGAGAACCGCTACGACCCCGGCAAGTATTTCCCGTGGTCGAACTACTACACGCTGATCAACGGCGGCGGCGGCAATCCGAATCCGCCGGGCAAGTACTGGGTCGACACCTTCGCCAACGCCACCGGCTACAAGTGGCCGTCGACGCTGACCCCGGTCGGCACCTTGAACCAGGGCACCAACTACGTTTACTGCAAGGCCTGGGGCGAGGAAGTGCGTTCGGGCAGTTCCTACAACCACTACTGGCTCAAGACCGATCTCGACGTCGGCCCGGCCGGCGCCTGGGTCTCGGCCTATTACCTCAGCCGCTGGGGCAACGACGAGGCGCGCGACAACAGCGGCAACGTCATTCCCGATTGCTGA
- a CDS encoding MFS transporter, giving the protein MSATAASVSAVRPLWQGRAWVLAGIVLSAFVLRTAVTSLTPLLDALGREFAFGATMTGVFGMVPTAAFALFGVATPMLAHRIGLERAALLAMAVAALGLLARGFVGDTWQLLAANAVALAGMGVGNVVLPPLVKRYFGDRVGTVSTAYITVLQLGTILPALSAVPLAQAAGWRVSLASWSLVAAAAALPWISVLWMEARGRSSQARELARTHDRAVSADDEAPELATAAAPAARGKVWRSPVAWGMTLMFGMTSLVTYSMFTWLPKLLVEAGGSPALGGAMVALFSTLGMISALTMPALAVRIANPFPIVLACVLSYLGGFAGLLLAPMHGTFLWVALIGLGPSTFPLALTLINLRTRTPAGSAALSGFMQGLGYTLSCAGPLLFGWLHERSHGWVWPFAMLGACLLVLIVGGRLACKPRYLEDTW; this is encoded by the coding sequence ATGAGCGCCACCGCCGCCTCCGTTTCCGCCGTCCGTCCGCTGTGGCAGGGACGCGCCTGGGTGCTGGCCGGCATCGTGCTGTCCGCCTTCGTGCTGCGCACCGCGGTGACCTCGCTGACGCCGCTGCTCGACGCGCTCGGCCGCGAGTTCGCGTTCGGCGCGACCATGACCGGCGTGTTCGGCATGGTGCCCACCGCCGCGTTCGCGCTGTTCGGCGTGGCCACGCCGATGCTGGCCCATCGCATCGGCCTGGAACGCGCGGCGCTGCTGGCGATGGCGGTGGCCGCGCTGGGTTTGTTGGCGCGCGGCTTCGTCGGCGACACCTGGCAGTTGCTCGCCGCCAACGCGGTCGCGCTGGCCGGCATGGGCGTCGGCAACGTGGTGTTGCCGCCGCTGGTGAAGCGTTACTTCGGCGACCGCGTCGGCACGGTCAGCACCGCCTACATCACCGTGTTGCAGCTCGGCACCATCCTGCCCGCGTTGAGCGCGGTGCCGCTGGCGCAAGCCGCGGGCTGGCGCGTGTCGCTGGCCTCGTGGTCGCTGGTGGCCGCGGCCGCGGCGCTGCCGTGGATCAGCGTGCTGTGGATGGAAGCGCGCGGCCGCTCCTCGCAGGCGCGCGAACTCGCGCGCACGCACGACCGCGCCGTGTCCGCCGACGACGAAGCGCCCGAACTGGCGACCGCGGCCGCGCCCGCCGCGCGCGGCAAGGTGTGGCGCTCGCCGGTGGCCTGGGGCATGACGCTGATGTTCGGCATGACTTCGCTGGTGACCTATTCGATGTTCACCTGGCTGCCCAAGCTGCTGGTCGAAGCCGGCGGCAGCCCCGCGCTCGGCGGCGCGATGGTGGCGCTGTTCTCCACGCTCGGCATGATCAGCGCGCTGACCATGCCGGCGCTGGCGGTGCGCATCGCCAATCCGTTCCCGATCGTGCTGGCCTGCGTGCTCTCGTATCTGGGCGGCTTCGCCGGCCTGCTGCTGGCGCCGATGCACGGCACTTTCCTGTGGGTGGCGCTGATCGGCCTGGGCCCGAGCACGTTCCCGCTGGCGCTGACCCTCATCAACCTGCGCACCCGCACCCCGGCCGGTTCGGCCGCGCTGTCGGGCTTCATGCAAGGCCTGGGCTACACCTTGAGCTGCGCCGGCCCGCTGCTGTTCGGTTGGCTGCACGAACGCAGCCACGGCTGGGTGTGGCCGTTCGCGATGCTCGGCGCGTGTCTGCTCGTGCTGATCGTCGGCGGCCGTCTGGCGTGCAAGCCGCGTTATCTCGAAGACACCTGGTAA
- a CDS encoding M48 family metallopeptidase, translating into MLGLLGFVAVYFTLLVWFGWTAWRLFAALVQGDGGNVIGNLITGACAAFLCVFMAKALIFKRRGAGGEDLELKPAEQPELFAFLHRLADEAGAPRPHRVFLSPRVNAGVFYDLSLLNLILPSKKNLEIGLGLVNVLNLGELKAVLAHEFGHFAQRTMAVGRWVYVAQQVAGHIIAKRDAFDDFLRGLSRVDFRIAWVGWVLSLVVWSIRSLVEMVFRLVVLAQRALSREMEYQADLVAASLTGSDALVHALHRLGAADDAWNRTLGFANREYANKRPVADLFAVQTRMIEHLRRVFADAEYGEPPQLPADGREQHRVFKSELAQPPQMWSTHPANSDRERNLKRSYIACEIDPRPALSLLRDAQALKERITREMIDSAEPLAPVPIAESLERVDRDFDDLALNRRFRGTYLGRSTVRDYDGPDELYYPVPADAALDAHLSGLYPAEHGDALERLRELEAERGTLEALRDGHLRAPGGVVRWRGDELPAKQLPKVIAQLDGELAPLREQVREHDRRCRSVHLAAARALGGPWEALLRGQLAVLHYADHSHADLQDANHLLVNTYEVVTADRRVSSDELNRLVASANQLHRTLETLYAHAAQVRLDRRIAEYLKADDWAGALGEFRLPPADRDNIQQWLGAIDTWVRGTVGPLAALRDAALEALLATEDEVARRRRGDTDDERPVDTMIAAAPAVGADAGLDAQTAVEPAAGAETADTRFAPPSADAPASAPKEYARLKPGSARKRQTKLGWWDRFQTADGLVPSISRVAAAGGIVGAVLFVGASVGVSQLTVLNGLALPMRVDVDGRTFDVAPLQNVTVDLADSARHHVIARTADGAVVEEFDSDGPGHASHYVYNIASAAPLVEWTAAYGGYSDVPENKLGAPRWTSSTADHVFEEPPKQISTKSGGGHRRVLQGFADLSPSDQLQLIDSAAEKNALIAAHARWDAGDSRHLAEWLSAASSQPDFAKLVEARLRRAPTEVMSLRAEQDAAQGKPAYAEVCARHRAASERKPDSADLRYVAVRCAPDAPARDRAFDEGHARWPEHGWFALASGYAANERGQWNQALPLLRQAAKMPQTNEWIEVDAARAQRAIMGEAALLPAADSEQLKTLMAIETGSVPRESPTWGYVALKSGDLAAALDALKTVPLQRPRMLRLVAASEGAPANAVAQALGQAGTGDDDPASAWPLAALAEREHHDNAARLREEALRTDPKEAAQIAAFFDAVRRGGAASAEQAERALGKVSPRSRGIAYATAVVMLGRDCPKVWRDGAKRLLFAAERPYFG; encoded by the coding sequence ATGTTGGGATTGCTCGGCTTCGTCGCCGTTTATTTCACCTTGCTGGTCTGGTTCGGCTGGACCGCGTGGCGGCTGTTCGCGGCCCTGGTCCAGGGCGACGGCGGCAACGTGATCGGCAACCTCATCACCGGCGCCTGCGCCGCGTTCTTGTGCGTGTTCATGGCCAAGGCGCTGATCTTCAAGCGCCGCGGCGCGGGCGGCGAAGACCTCGAACTCAAGCCGGCCGAGCAACCCGAGCTGTTCGCGTTCCTGCACCGCTTGGCCGACGAGGCCGGCGCGCCGCGGCCGCACCGCGTGTTCCTGTCGCCGCGGGTCAACGCCGGCGTGTTCTACGACTTGTCCTTGCTCAATCTGATTCTGCCGTCGAAGAAGAATCTGGAGATCGGCCTGGGTCTGGTCAACGTGCTCAACCTCGGCGAGCTCAAGGCGGTGCTGGCGCACGAGTTCGGCCACTTCGCCCAGCGCACGATGGCGGTGGGCCGCTGGGTCTACGTGGCCCAGCAGGTGGCCGGGCACATCATCGCCAAGCGCGATGCGTTCGACGATTTCCTGCGCGGGCTCTCGCGCGTCGACTTCCGCATCGCCTGGGTCGGCTGGGTTCTGTCGCTGGTGGTGTGGTCGATCCGCTCGCTGGTGGAGATGGTGTTCCGGCTGGTGGTGCTGGCCCAGCGCGCGCTGTCGCGCGAGATGGAATATCAGGCCGATCTGGTCGCCGCCTCGCTGACCGGCAGCGACGCGCTGGTGCACGCCCTGCACCGCCTCGGCGCCGCCGACGACGCCTGGAACCGCACGCTCGGCTTCGCCAACCGCGAATACGCCAACAAGCGTCCGGTCGCCGATCTGTTCGCGGTGCAGACGCGCATGATCGAACACCTGCGCCGGGTCTTCGCCGACGCCGAATACGGCGAACCGCCGCAGTTGCCGGCAGACGGACGCGAGCAGCACCGCGTATTCAAGAGCGAACTGGCGCAGCCACCGCAGATGTGGTCGACCCATCCGGCCAACAGCGACCGCGAGCGCAACCTCAAGCGCAGCTACATCGCCTGCGAGATCGATCCGCGCCCGGCGCTGAGCCTGCTGCGCGACGCGCAGGCGCTGAAGGAACGCATCACCCGCGAGATGATCGACAGCGCCGAACCGCTGGCGCCGGTGCCGATCGCCGAAAGCCTGGAGCGCGTGGACCGCGACTTCGACGATCTGGCCCTGAACCGCCGCTTCCGCGGCACCTACCTCGGCCGCTCGACCGTGCGCGATTACGACGGCCCCGACGAACTCTATTACCCGGTGCCCGCCGACGCCGCGCTCGATGCGCACCTGTCCGGCCTGTACCCGGCCGAACACGGCGACGCGCTGGAGCGCCTGCGCGAACTGGAAGCCGAACGCGGCACCCTGGAAGCGCTGCGCGACGGCCACCTGCGCGCGCCGGGCGGCGTGGTTCGCTGGCGCGGCGACGAGTTGCCGGCCAAGCAGCTGCCCAAGGTGATCGCGCAACTCGACGGCGAACTGGCGCCGCTGCGCGAGCAAGTGCGCGAGCACGACCGCCGCTGCCGCAGCGTCCATCTGGCCGCGGCGCGCGCGCTGGGCGGGCCGTGGGAAGCGCTGCTGCGCGGGCAGTTGGCGGTGCTGCATTACGCCGACCATAGCCACGCCGATCTGCAGGACGCGAATCATCTGCTGGTCAACACCTACGAGGTGGTCACCGCCGACCGGCGCGTGTCCTCCGACGAACTCAACCGTCTGGTGGCGTCGGCCAATCAGCTGCATCGCACGCTGGAGACGCTGTACGCGCACGCCGCGCAGGTTCGACTGGATCGCCGCATCGCCGAGTACCTGAAGGCCGACGATTGGGCCGGAGCGCTGGGCGAGTTCCGCCTGCCGCCGGCCGACCGCGACAACATCCAGCAATGGCTGGGCGCGATCGACACCTGGGTGCGCGGCACCGTCGGCCCGCTGGCGGCGCTGCGCGACGCGGCGTTGGAAGCGCTGCTGGCGACCGAGGACGAAGTCGCGCGCAGGCGCCGCGGCGACACGGACGACGAACGCCCCGTCGACACCATGATCGCGGCCGCTCCGGCGGTCGGCGCGGACGCCGGCCTCGACGCGCAAACCGCTGTCGAACCGGCCGCCGGCGCCGAAACCGCCGACACCCGCTTCGCTCCGCCCTCCGCCGACGCGCCGGCCAGCGCGCCGAAAGAGTACGCGCGGCTCAAGCCCGGCAGCGCGCGCAAGCGCCAGACCAAGCTGGGCTGGTGGGACCGCTTCCAGACCGCCGACGGCCTGGTGCCGTCGATCTCGCGCGTCGCCGCGGCCGGCGGCATCGTCGGCGCGGTGCTGTTCGTCGGCGCGTCGGTCGGCGTGTCCCAGCTCACCGTGCTCAACGGCCTCGCCCTGCCCATGCGGGTGGACGTGGACGGCCGCACGTTCGACGTGGCGCCGCTGCAGAACGTCACCGTCGATCTCGCCGACAGCGCCCGCCACCACGTGATCGCGCGCACCGCCGACGGCGCCGTGGTCGAGGAATTCGACAGCGATGGCCCCGGGCACGCCTCGCACTACGTCTACAACATCGCCTCGGCGGCGCCGCTGGTGGAGTGGACCGCGGCCTACGGCGGGTACAGCGACGTGCCGGAGAACAAGCTCGGCGCGCCGCGCTGGACCTCGTCCACGGCCGATCACGTGTTCGAGGAACCGCCGAAGCAGATCAGCACCAAAAGCGGCGGCGGCCACCGCCGGGTGCTGCAGGGCTTCGCCGATCTGTCGCCCTCCGATCAGCTGCAACTGATCGACAGCGCGGCGGAAAAGAACGCGCTGATCGCCGCGCACGCGCGCTGGGACGCCGGCGATTCGCGCCATCTGGCCGAATGGCTGAGCGCGGCCTCGAGCCAACCCGACTTCGCCAAGCTGGTCGAAGCACGCCTGCGCCGCGCGCCGACCGAGGTGATGTCGCTGCGCGCCGAACAAGACGCCGCGCAGGGCAAGCCCGCTTACGCCGAAGTCTGCGCGCGCCATCGCGCCGCCTCCGAGCGCAAGCCCGACTCGGCCGATCTGCGCTACGTCGCGGTGCGTTGCGCGCCCGACGCCCCGGCCCGCGACCGCGCCTTCGACGAAGGCCACGCGCGTTGGCCCGAGCACGGCTGGTTCGCGCTCGCCTCCGGTTACGCCGCCAACGAGCGCGGCCAGTGGAATCAGGCGCTGCCGCTGCTGCGGCAGGCGGCGAAGATGCCGCAGACCAACGAGTGGATCGAAGTCGACGCCGCGCGCGCGCAGCGCGCGATCATGGGCGAAGCCGCGCTGCTGCCGGCGGCCGACTCGGAGCAGCTCAAGACCTTGATGGCGATCGAGACCGGCTCGGTGCCGCGCGAATCGCCGACCTGGGGCTATGTCGCGCTCAAGTCCGGCGATCTGGCCGCCGCGTTGGATGCGCTCAAGACCGTGCCGCTGCAACGGCCGCGGATGCTGCGTCTGGTCGCCGCATCCGAAGGCGCGCCGGCGAACGCGGTGGCGCAGGCGCTGGGTCAGGCCGGAACCGGCGACGACGATCCGGCCAGCGCCTGGCCGCTGGCCGCGCTGGCCGAACGCGAGCACCACGACAACGCGGCGCGGCTGCGCGAAGAGGCCTTGCGCACCGATCCGAAGGAAGCCGCGCAGATCGCCGCGTTCTTCGACGCCGTCCGCCGCGGCGGCGCGGCGTCGGCCGAACAGGCCGAACGCGCGCTGGGCAAGGTCAGCCCGCGCTCGCGCGGCATCGCCTACGCCACCGCGGTGGTGATGCTCGGCAGAGATTGCCCGAAAGTCTGGCGCGACGGCGCCAAGCGCCTGCTGTTCGCGGCCGAGCGGCCGTACTTCGGCTGA
- a CDS encoding DsbA family oxidoreductase yields the protein MSSTASNPTPKVKIDFVSDVVCPWCAVGLNSLEEAIARLDGEVEVELHFQPFELNPQMVAEGENIDEHLAHKYGLGAEQLARNREALRQRGAAVGFRFGDRDRIYNTFDAHRLLHWAGTQSADAERALKHALLKAYFTDGRDVSSRDVLAAVAGEAGLDAQRARAVLDSDEYAQDVRQQERFYQEAGISAVPSVIINDRHLIQGGQPVEQFEAALRQIAAQGAAGG from the coding sequence ATGAGTTCGACCGCTTCCAACCCGACCCCCAAGGTCAAGATCGACTTCGTTTCCGACGTGGTCTGCCCGTGGTGCGCGGTCGGCCTGAATTCGCTGGAGGAAGCCATCGCGCGGCTCGACGGCGAGGTCGAGGTGGAGCTGCATTTCCAGCCGTTCGAACTCAACCCGCAGATGGTCGCCGAAGGCGAAAACATCGACGAGCATCTGGCGCACAAGTACGGCCTGGGCGCCGAGCAACTGGCGCGCAACCGCGAAGCGCTGCGTCAGCGCGGCGCCGCGGTCGGCTTCCGGTTCGGCGACCGCGACCGCATCTACAACACCTTCGACGCGCACCGCTTGCTGCATTGGGCCGGCACCCAGAGCGCCGACGCCGAGCGCGCGCTCAAGCATGCGCTGCTGAAGGCGTACTTCACCGATGGGCGCGATGTGTCCTCGCGCGACGTGCTCGCGGCGGTGGCCGGCGAAGCGGGCCTGGACGCGCAGCGCGCCCGCGCCGTGCTCGATTCCGACGAGTACGCGCAGGACGTGCGCCAGCAGGAGCGCTTCTATCAAGAGGCCGGGATCAGCGCGGTGCCGTCGGTCATCATCAACGACCGTCATCTGATTCAGGGCGGGCAGCCGGTGGAGCAGTTCGAGGCGGCGCTGCGGCAGATCGCGGCGCAGGGCGCGGCGGGCGGCTGA